One genomic window of Priestia filamentosa includes the following:
- a CDS encoding MurR/RpiR family transcriptional regulator, translating to MVQNCLGKIRSHFARFSEKEKKIANYILNHPEKIIHGTINEVAEDLRVADATVFRFCKRIGFKGYQAMKISLASETMSPVQQINEKILEDDDEKTVSQKIFHSNIRTLENTLEILEQSSIQKAVQFLLQARRIHFFGIGGSSVIAMDAYHKFIRSGIDSFAFIDSHFQRMSASQLTEKDAAVFISHSGSNKEIMEILDVAKKNGVKTIGITSFPKSPLSQGVNVALYTSSEETEYRSEALASRIGQLSLIDALYANIMMLNKQKAEVSLEKVRDAISNTRM from the coding sequence ATGGTACAAAACTGTTTAGGTAAAATACGCTCCCATTTTGCTCGATTTAGTGAAAAAGAAAAAAAAATCGCTAATTATATCTTAAATCATCCTGAGAAAATTATTCATGGGACGATTAATGAAGTTGCAGAAGATTTGCGTGTAGCAGATGCAACAGTATTTCGATTTTGCAAACGAATTGGTTTCAAAGGCTATCAAGCAATGAAAATTTCACTTGCTTCTGAAACAATGAGTCCTGTTCAACAAATTAATGAAAAAATTTTAGAAGACGATGATGAAAAAACAGTATCTCAAAAAATTTTTCATTCAAACATCCGAACACTTGAAAATACGCTTGAAATATTAGAGCAATCATCTATTCAAAAAGCAGTACAATTTTTGCTTCAAGCACGCCGCATTCATTTCTTTGGAATAGGAGGATCCAGCGTCATCGCAATGGATGCTTATCACAAATTCATCCGTTCAGGTATCGATTCCTTTGCTTTTATTGATTCACATTTTCAACGCATGTCTGCTTCACAGCTCACTGAAAAAGATGCAGCTGTCTTCATCTCCCATTCAGGCTCTAATAAAGAGATCATGGAAATTTTAGATGTTGCTAAAAAGAATGGAGTTAAAACAATTGGTATTACAAGCTTTCCAAAATCGCCTTTAAGTCAAGGCGTAAATGTGGCGCTTTATACAAGCTCTGAAGAAACAGAATATCGTTCTGAAGCACTTGCTTCTAGGATTGGTCAATTGAGCCTTATTGATGCTCTTTATGCGAATATTATGATGCTAAATAAACAGAAAGCAGAGGTGTCCTTAGAGAAAGTAAGGGATGCTATTTCAAATACAAGAATGTAA